In Pseudarthrobacter sp. ATCC 49987, the following proteins share a genomic window:
- a CDS encoding TnpV protein has translation MNKYGRQAQEAWKAASPTRYSQIQDPEDFFTKLGEEAQAQVDGLLLKTAGPDPQGEGYLEKVGRLNAARNQAEEIVRYELLSPPETADEEDEYVNPSIQEHLEFMAEVQKLREQL, from the coding sequence ATGAACAAGTACGGCAGGCAGGCTCAGGAAGCCTGGAAGGCAGCAAGTCCGACGCGCTACAGCCAGATCCAGGACCCGGAGGACTTCTTCACCAAGCTGGGGGAGGAAGCCCAGGCACAGGTGGACGGGCTGCTGCTGAAGACCGCGGGACCGGACCCGCAGGGGGAGGGCTATCTGGAGAAGGTCGGCCGGTTGAACGCGGCACGGAACCAGGCCGAGGAAATCGTCCGTTACGAACTGCTCTCGCCACCGGAGACGGCGGACGAGGAGGACGAGTACGTGAACCCGAGTATCCAGGAACACCTGGAGTTTATGGCCGAGGTGCAGAAGCTCAGGGAACAACTCTAG